Proteins encoded together in one Sphingomonas radiodurans window:
- a CDS encoding YebC/PmpR family DNA-binding transcriptional regulator codes for MAGHSKFKNIMHRKGAQDKKRSGMFSKLSREITVAAKMGLPDPDMNPRLRAAVNAAKAQSVPKDNIQRAIDKASRSDVENYEEIRYEGFGPGGVSLIIEALTDNRNRTATNVRTAVSKNGGNLGASGSVSHAFDRLGQIAYPASVGDAEKVFEAALEAGAEDVTSSEDGHEIWTAQGDLHEVAKALEPVLGEAESAKLAWRPQTMVAVDEGDATTLFKLIDALDDDDDVQQVWGNYEVSDEVMEKLG; via the coding sequence ATGGCAGGTCATTCCAAATTCAAGAACATCATGCACCGCAAGGGTGCGCAGGATAAGAAGCGTTCGGGCATGTTCTCGAAGCTGAGCCGCGAAATTACCGTCGCGGCGAAGATGGGGCTTCCCGATCCGGACATGAACCCGCGGCTGCGCGCCGCGGTGAACGCCGCCAAGGCGCAGTCGGTGCCCAAGGACAATATCCAGCGCGCGATCGACAAGGCGAGCCGCAGCGACGTCGAGAATTACGAGGAAATCCGCTACGAGGGCTTCGGCCCCGGCGGCGTGAGCCTGATCATCGAGGCGCTGACCGACAACCGCAACCGTACCGCCACCAACGTGCGCACCGCGGTCAGCAAGAACGGCGGAAACTTGGGCGCATCGGGATCGGTGAGCCACGCCTTCGATCGGCTCGGGCAGATCGCCTATCCTGCCAGCGTTGGCGATGCCGAGAAGGTGTTCGAGGCGGCGCTCGAGGCGGGCGCGGAGGACGTCACGTCGAGCGAAGACGGCCACGAGATCTGGACGGCGCAGGGCGATTTGCACGAAGTGGCCAAGGCGCTCGAGCCGGTACTCGGCGAGGCCGAGAGCGCGAAGCTCGCGTGGCGCCCGCAGACGATGGTGGCGGTGGACGAAGGCGATGCGACCACGCTGTTCAAGCTGATCGACGCGCTGGACGACGACGACGACGTCCAGCAGGTGTGGGGCAATTACGAGGTCTCCGATGAAGTGATGGAGAAACTGGGCTAG
- a CDS encoding ATP-binding protein: MTIAVDMGADTSGAPVLIDLEELLATRLLVQGNSGSGKSHLLRRLLERSAGQVQQVVIDPEGDFVTLGPTYGHVVIEAADYAEREIARIAGRLREHRASVVLSLEGLEAEGQMRCAATFLSALFDAPREHWYPALVVVDEAQLFAPTTGGEVAEEVRRASLSAMTNLMCRGRKRGLAGVIATQRLAKLAKNVAAEASNFLMGRTFLDIDMARAADLLGMERRQAEAIRDLPRGTFLALGPAVCRRPMTVKIGAVETSARSGSPKLTPLPSATSPADLQDLIFAAPEPEAAPQLPMAFDARPRRVPADELIADMARPAPVKPSSEPERTSEEVAAVVAEVLRAIVDDAESNGRPASVLFQDFQVRCRMADLSRSGIDLGEFSRRLSCARAGIFDIDDPDWAEAIALAGPLPDDMVGPFLLVAKAAREGAPCPTDAALAATYGTSSLGRVRRLMGYIESRDLIVTRTELSGKRSITIARLGWTTAAAEAA, translated from the coding sequence ATGACGATTGCCGTGGACATGGGCGCCGACACCTCGGGCGCGCCGGTCCTGATCGACCTTGAGGAATTGCTGGCTACCCGATTGCTCGTGCAGGGCAATTCGGGCTCGGGAAAGTCGCACCTGCTGCGCCGGCTGCTGGAACGCTCGGCGGGCCAGGTGCAGCAGGTGGTGATCGATCCGGAGGGCGATTTCGTCACGCTCGGGCCGACCTACGGCCATGTCGTGATCGAGGCGGCGGACTATGCCGAGCGCGAGATCGCGCGAATCGCCGGACGGCTGCGCGAGCATCGCGCGTCGGTGGTGCTCAGTCTCGAGGGGCTCGAGGCGGAGGGCCAGATGCGCTGCGCCGCGACGTTTCTTTCGGCGCTGTTCGATGCCCCGCGCGAGCATTGGTACCCCGCGCTCGTGGTGGTCGACGAGGCGCAATTGTTCGCCCCCACGACGGGGGGCGAAGTGGCCGAGGAGGTACGCCGCGCCTCGCTGTCGGCGATGACCAACCTGATGTGCCGCGGGCGCAAGCGCGGCCTTGCCGGGGTGATCGCGACGCAGCGGCTCGCGAAGCTCGCCAAGAATGTCGCGGCGGAAGCGTCGAACTTCCTGATGGGGCGCACCTTCCTCGACATCGACATGGCGCGCGCCGCCGATCTGCTGGGGATGGAGCGGCGCCAGGCCGAAGCAATCCGCGATCTGCCGCGCGGCACCTTCCTCGCGCTCGGCCCGGCGGTGTGCCGCCGGCCGATGACGGTGAAGATCGGCGCGGTCGAGACGAGCGCGCGCAGCGGCAGCCCCAAACTGACGCCGCTGCCCTCCGCCACATCGCCGGCCGACCTGCAGGACCTGATCTTCGCCGCGCCCGAACCGGAAGCCGCGCCGCAGCTGCCGATGGCCTTCGACGCGCGTCCGCGCCGCGTCCCGGCGGACGAACTGATCGCCGACATGGCGCGCCCGGCACCGGTAAAGCCATCGTCGGAGCCCGAGCGCACATCCGAGGAAGTCGCCGCCGTCGTCGCCGAGGTGCTGCGTGCGATCGTCGACGATGCCGAGTCGAATGGCCGCCCAGCCTCGGTGCTGTTCCAGGATTTCCAAGTGCGCTGCCGCATGGCCGATCTGTCGCGCTCGGGCATCGATCTCGGCGAATTTTCGCGGCGGCTGTCGTGCGCACGCGCCGGGATTTTCGACATCGACGATCCAGACTGGGCCGAGGCGATCGCGCTTGCCGGGCCGCTGCCCGACGACATGGTCGGGCCGTTCCTGCTCGTCGCCAAGGCAGCGCGTGAAGGTGCCCCCTGCCCCACCGACGCAGCGCTGGCGGCGACGTACGGCACGTCGTCGCTCGGGCGCGTGCGGCGGCTGATGGGCTATATCGAAAGCCGCGACCTGATCGTCACGCGGACGGAGTTGTCGGGGAAGCGCTCGATCACCATCGCACGGCTGGGATGGACGACGGCGGCGGCGGAGGCGGCGTGA
- a CDS encoding DUF2312 domain-containing protein, producing the protein MAEERGEGMGGGHVAADELRLLIERAERLEEEKKGIADDIKDVFGEAKSRGYDPKTMKKVMSIRKKKREEYQEEEMILTTYLEALGMV; encoded by the coding sequence ATGGCTGAAGAACGCGGTGAAGGCATGGGCGGCGGCCATGTGGCGGCAGACGAACTCCGCCTGCTGATCGAGCGCGCCGAGCGGCTCGAGGAAGAGAAGAAGGGAATCGCAGACGACATCAAGGACGTGTTCGGCGAGGCGAAAAGCCGTGGCTATGATCCGAAGACGATGAAGAAGGTCATGTCGATCCGGAAGAAGAAGCGCGAGGAGTATCAGGAGGAGGAAATGATCCTGACGACCTATCTCGAAGCACTCGGAATGGTGTGA
- a CDS encoding metal-dependent hydrolase family protein translates to MTRTIAIALMMTAGTPALAQTAAPAVKTTYIHAGALLARAGQPPRANSTIIVRDGKVAEVRDGFVAPEAGAELIELKDKFVLPGLIDLHVHLLGIGGDPMRARLTALNTEQADDVMYGAGNARATLRAGFTTVRDLGGEPRSIRALRDAVERGDIEGPTIVNAGTAISVTGGHGDPLNGLAEPYAHAVAATVENTCDGPSDCVRATRRQIGLGAQVVKITATGGVLSNVSGGLGRAFTPEEMRAIVETAHGLGRKVAAHSHAAEGTKAALNAGVDTIEHGSFIDDETIALFKKTGAYLVPTEIAPVAALAQARAGALPPAVIPKAEAAAAAMQESHRRAYKAGVKFAFGTDSGVSKHGENGTEFALLVDKVGMSPTEAIRSATLTAAEVLGQGNTIGSIEPGKTADIIAVDASPLGDVRELERVRFVMHRGAVAKRLGE, encoded by the coding sequence ATGACAAGAACGATCGCAATCGCTTTGATGATGACGGCGGGCACGCCCGCCTTGGCGCAGACGGCCGCCCCGGCCGTCAAGACCACGTACATCCACGCCGGCGCGCTGCTTGCTCGCGCCGGCCAGCCGCCGCGTGCCAACAGCACGATCATCGTGCGCGACGGCAAGGTCGCTGAGGTGCGCGATGGCTTCGTCGCGCCAGAGGCTGGCGCCGAGCTGATCGAGCTCAAGGACAAGTTCGTCCTGCCGGGGCTCATCGACCTCCACGTCCATTTGCTGGGGATCGGCGGCGATCCGATGCGTGCGCGGCTGACCGCGCTCAACACCGAACAGGCCGACGACGTGATGTACGGCGCCGGCAATGCGCGCGCGACTTTGCGGGCAGGGTTCACCACCGTGCGCGATCTCGGTGGTGAGCCGCGCAGCATCCGCGCGCTGCGCGACGCAGTGGAGCGCGGTGATATCGAGGGGCCGACGATCGTCAATGCGGGCACCGCGATCTCGGTGACGGGCGGCCACGGCGATCCGCTCAATGGCCTTGCCGAGCCTTACGCTCATGCCGTCGCCGCAACCGTCGAGAACACCTGCGACGGCCCGTCCGATTGCGTCCGCGCGACGCGGCGGCAGATCGGGCTTGGCGCGCAGGTGGTGAAGATCACCGCGACCGGCGGCGTGCTCTCCAACGTGTCCGGCGGGCTCGGCCGCGCCTTTACGCCCGAAGAAATGCGCGCGATCGTCGAGACGGCGCACGGGCTCGGCCGCAAGGTCGCGGCGCACAGCCACGCGGCGGAAGGGACCAAGGCGGCGCTGAACGCTGGAGTCGATACGATCGAGCACGGCAGCTTTATCGACGACGAAACGATCGCCTTGTTCAAGAAGACCGGCGCCTATCTGGTGCCGACCGAGATCGCGCCCGTCGCCGCGCTGGCGCAGGCGCGCGCCGGCGCACTCCCGCCGGCGGTGATCCCCAAGGCGGAGGCTGCCGCGGCGGCGATGCAGGAAAGCCACCGCCGCGCGTACAAGGCCGGCGTGAAGTTCGCCTTTGGCACCGACAGCGGCGTCTCGAAGCATGGCGAGAACGGCACCGAGTTCGCCTTGCTCGTTGACAAGGTGGGCATGAGCCCGACCGAGGCGATCCGCAGCGCGACGCTGACCGCCGCCGAGGTGCTGGGGCAGGGCAATACGATCGGCAGCATCGAGCCGGGCAAGACCGCCGACATCATCGCAGTCGACGCGTCACCGTTGGGCGACGTGCGCGAGCTCGAGCGGGTGCGCTTCGTGATGCATCGCGGTGCGGTGGCGAAGCGGCTGGGCGAATAA
- a CDS encoding DUF1244 domain-containing protein, with translation MDPLDAIDDTAAAAAFRRLVRHLRHRSDAQNVDLMGLSGFCRNCLSDWIGEAGGLSKDAAREAIYGMPYAQWKAEHQAEATPEQLRRMEESVAKNAA, from the coding sequence ATGGACCCCCTGGATGCGATCGACGACACGGCGGCCGCGGCGGCGTTCCGCCGGCTGGTGCGGCATCTGCGCCATCGCAGCGATGCGCAGAACGTCGATCTGATGGGGTTGAGCGGGTTCTGCCGCAATTGCCTGTCGGACTGGATCGGCGAGGCCGGCGGATTGTCGAAGGACGCCGCGCGCGAGGCGATCTACGGCATGCCCTATGCGCAGTGGAAGGCGGAGCATCAGGCGGAAGCGACGCCAGAACAGCTGCGGCGAATGGAGGAAAGCGTCGCGAAGAACGCGGCGTAA
- the pyk gene encoding pyruvate kinase, translating into MTRAISPRSRKVRVLATLGPASNTAEMIATLYEAGADAFRVNMSHGDQASKVAVIQAIRSLEKKFGRPSTILADLQGPKLRVGQFAEGRVMLELGATFVLDRDPTPGDATRVELPHREIFEAIEPGARLLLDDGKLVLRVTSHAADRIVTRVEVGGALSNNKGLNVPDVVVPMAALTEKDRSDLAFAIDQGVDWIALSFVQRPEDLAEARKLIGGKAALLAKIEKPAAIERLEEIVEACDGVMVARGDLGVELPPESVPPLQKRIVETSRRLGRPVIVATQMLESMITSPSPTRAEVSDVATAIYDGADAIMLSAESAAGAWPVESVTMMNAIGEAVERDPMHGDRIRFTVTRPDPTTADALAEAAKNIAATVSAKAIICFTTSGSTARRIARERPSVPLLVLTPRHETARRLGLLWGTHAVHTRDVDSFEDMVAKAKRMALRHKIAGAGDSVVIMAGVPFRTPGSTNVIHVVRIVGDELKGYG; encoded by the coding sequence ATGACCAGAGCGATCAGCCCCCGCAGCCGGAAGGTTCGCGTGCTCGCGACGCTAGGCCCGGCGAGCAATACTGCCGAGATGATTGCGACGCTGTACGAGGCCGGCGCGGATGCGTTTCGCGTCAACATGAGCCACGGCGATCAGGCGTCCAAGGTGGCGGTGATCCAGGCGATCCGCAGCCTTGAGAAGAAGTTCGGCCGCCCCAGCACAATCCTCGCCGATCTGCAGGGCCCCAAGTTGCGCGTCGGCCAGTTCGCCGAGGGCCGGGTCATGCTGGAACTTGGCGCGACCTTCGTGCTCGATCGCGATCCGACGCCGGGCGATGCCACGCGCGTCGAACTGCCGCACCGCGAGATCTTCGAAGCGATAGAGCCCGGTGCGCGACTGCTGCTCGACGACGGCAAGCTGGTGCTGCGCGTGACGAGCCACGCCGCTGATCGGATCGTGACGCGCGTCGAGGTCGGCGGGGCGCTCAGCAACAACAAGGGCCTCAACGTCCCCGACGTCGTCGTGCCGATGGCGGCGCTGACCGAAAAGGACCGCTCGGATCTTGCGTTCGCGATCGACCAGGGCGTCGATTGGATCGCGCTGTCATTCGTCCAGCGCCCCGAGGATCTGGCCGAGGCGCGCAAGCTGATCGGTGGCAAGGCAGCGCTGCTCGCCAAGATCGAGAAGCCCGCCGCAATTGAGAGGCTGGAAGAGATCGTCGAGGCGTGCGACGGCGTGATGGTCGCGCGTGGCGACCTCGGCGTCGAATTGCCGCCCGAATCCGTGCCGCCGCTGCAGAAGCGAATTGTCGAAACCTCGCGCCGGCTCGGCCGCCCGGTGATCGTGGCGACGCAGATGCTTGAGTCGATGATCACGTCGCCCTCGCCGACGCGCGCCGAGGTTTCAGACGTCGCGACCGCGATCTACGACGGGGCGGATGCGATCATGCTCTCGGCAGAAAGCGCGGCGGGCGCCTGGCCGGTCGAGTCGGTGACGATGATGAACGCCATCGGCGAAGCGGTCGAGCGCGATCCGATGCATGGCGATCGCATCCGCTTCACCGTAACGCGGCCCGATCCCACCACCGCCGACGCGCTGGCCGAAGCGGCGAAGAACATCGCTGCCACGGTATCGGCCAAGGCGATCATTTGCTTCACCACGTCCGGCTCGACTGCCCGGCGCATCGCGCGCGAGCGCCCGTCGGTGCCGCTGCTCGTCCTGACGCCGCGGCATGAAACCGCGCGCCGGCTCGGGCTCCTGTGGGGCACGCACGCGGTGCACACGCGCGACGTCGATTCCTTCGAGGACATGGTTGCCAAGGCCAAACGCATGGCGCTGCGCCACAAGATCGCCGGGGCTGGCGACAGCGTCGTCATCATGGCCGGCGTCCCGTTCCGCACGCCCGGCTCGACCAACGTGATCCACGTCGTGCGGATCGTCGGGGACGAGCTTAAGGGTTACGGGTGA
- a CDS encoding type II toxin-antitoxin system VapC family toxin: MKLLLDTHVVVWLISEPARLNATERAAIGAADSELIVSAVSVWEVRAKWLAARRSNRVWHVSPRSVIDFALANGVALVSLPPEACAAEPLSDLAHGDPFDEMLLVHAGNVGARLLTRDGKLAAHPLAYHP, translated from the coding sequence ATGAAGCTGTTGCTCGACACGCATGTTGTCGTCTGGTTGATTTCGGAGCCCGCCCGCCTGAATGCCACCGAACGGGCGGCCATCGGAGCGGCCGACAGCGAGTTGATCGTGTCGGCAGTGTCGGTGTGGGAAGTACGCGCGAAGTGGTTGGCCGCGCGACGCTCGAATCGGGTTTGGCACGTGTCGCCGCGATCTGTGATCGACTTCGCTTTAGCAAACGGCGTCGCGCTGGTTTCGCTGCCGCCGGAAGCTTGTGCCGCCGAGCCGTTATCGGACCTGGCGCATGGCGATCCGTTCGATGAGATGCTGCTTGTGCATGCCGGCAATGTCGGTGCGCGTTTGCTAACTCGGGATGGCAAGCTTGCAGCGCACCCGCTCGCCTATCACCCGTAA
- a CDS encoding type II toxin-antitoxin system Phd/YefM family antitoxin yields MEMSVREARAQFAHALAAAERGERVTITKNGKPVAEIGPPAAAVNAFSWDRLESWRRTNGLDKLPIDPASDAQWLSDFDALGATDGMMDPIIDPEDQ; encoded by the coding sequence ATGGAAATGTCCGTACGTGAAGCCCGCGCGCAATTCGCTCACGCTTTGGCGGCGGCCGAGCGCGGCGAACGGGTGACGATCACCAAGAACGGCAAGCCGGTTGCTGAAATCGGCCCGCCTGCCGCAGCGGTAAACGCATTCTCCTGGGATCGCCTCGAAAGCTGGCGGCGCACCAATGGACTCGACAAGCTTCCGATCGATCCAGCGAGTGACGCGCAGTGGCTAAGCGACTTCGATGCGCTGGGTGCCACCGACGGCATGATGGATCCGATCATCGATCCCGAAGATCAATGA
- a CDS encoding HAD family hydrolase, with translation MKRPIAVVFDIGNVLYDWDPRILYRRLIDDDEALDVFLRDICSREWHFQHDAGRPFAETSAELSARFPKHAHLIAAWGPRFSEQIPGPVAGMPELVAELDEAGVALFAITNFSDEFFAPFRAQEAALFDRFRDIVVSGAERLVKPHAPIYRLALERFGLAPEQALFVDDRQDNVDGAAAIGMHAVTFSDAATLRADLARFGVLA, from the coding sequence TTGAAGCGGCCGATTGCCGTTGTCTTCGACATCGGCAACGTCCTGTATGATTGGGATCCACGGATCCTCTACCGGCGCCTCATCGACGACGATGAGGCCCTTGACGTATTCCTGCGCGACATTTGTTCGCGCGAATGGCATTTCCAGCACGATGCCGGTCGGCCGTTCGCAGAAACGTCGGCGGAGTTGTCGGCGCGCTTTCCCAAGCATGCCCACCTGATTGCTGCTTGGGGCCCGCGCTTTTCGGAGCAGATCCCAGGTCCAGTGGCGGGGATGCCCGAGCTGGTGGCTGAGCTCGACGAAGCGGGTGTGGCGTTGTTCGCGATCACGAATTTTAGTGACGAGTTCTTCGCGCCGTTCCGCGCGCAGGAAGCCGCACTGTTCGATCGCTTTCGCGACATCGTCGTGTCGGGCGCCGAGCGGCTGGTGAAGCCGCATGCGCCAATCTACCGGCTGGCGCTGGAGCGGTTCGGACTGGCGCCGGAACAGGCGCTGTTCGTCGACGACCGTCAGGACAATGTCGACGGCGCGGCGGCGATTGGGATGCACGCGGTGACGTTCAGTGACGCCGCAACGTTGCGCGCGGATCTGGCGCGGTTCGGGGTGCTTGCTTAA
- the ykgO gene encoding type B 50S ribosomal protein L36, with protein sequence MKIRNSLKSLKGRHRDNRVIRRRGRTYVINKTNRRFKARQG encoded by the coding sequence ATGAAGATCCGCAATAGCCTCAAGTCGCTCAAGGGCCGTCACCGCGACAATCGCGTCATCCGTCGTCGCGGGCGCACCTATGTCATCAACAAGACGAACCGTCGTTTCAAGGCCCGCCAGGGCTGA
- a CDS encoding M14 family metallopeptidase, which translates to MNLSINAAFDSGNIRLLAIDGDRIDLEIVKDHQSDFFQWFYFRVAGAAGRQLTFRIVNSGGSAYPFGWPGYRTRASTDRRSWRMIDTRYADGVLEFDWSAEAPIAWFAYFAPYTMEQHADLIARIAARPGVTHRELGTTLDGQPIDYFRIGSGPKQVWLYARQHPGESMAEYWMDGALDWLTSPAAAPLLEAATVHVVPNMNPDGTRRGHLRTNAAGVNLNREWHAPALDRSPEVLHVLAAMDESGVDFALDVHGDEAIAANFIAGFEGIPSLRPEQSAAFTEFGRRLEAHTPNFQTKLGYGTTAPGRANLSMSTNQLAERFGAVSVTLEMPFKDHDANPDPIHGWSPERSAKLGVSCLEVLTGMIGEL; encoded by the coding sequence ATGAACCTCAGCATCAACGCCGCCTTCGACAGCGGCAACATCCGCCTACTCGCGATCGACGGCGACCGCATCGACCTGGAGATCGTCAAGGACCACCAGTCCGACTTCTTCCAATGGTTCTACTTCCGCGTCGCCGGCGCTGCCGGCCGGCAATTGACCTTTCGGATCGTCAACTCTGGCGGCTCGGCGTATCCGTTCGGCTGGCCCGGCTATCGCACCCGCGCCTCGACCGACCGGCGGTCGTGGCGGATGATCGACACGCGCTACGCCGATGGCGTGCTCGAATTCGACTGGTCGGCCGAAGCCCCGATTGCATGGTTCGCCTATTTCGCACCCTATACGATGGAGCAGCACGCCGACCTAATCGCGCGCATCGCAGCGCGGCCGGGGGTGACGCATCGCGAACTCGGTACCACGCTCGATGGCCAGCCGATCGACTATTTCCGCATCGGCTCGGGCCCGAAGCAGGTGTGGCTCTACGCACGCCAACACCCCGGTGAATCGATGGCCGAATATTGGATGGACGGCGCGCTCGACTGGCTAACGAGCCCCGCCGCGGCGCCATTGCTCGAGGCGGCGACGGTGCATGTCGTGCCCAACATGAACCCGGACGGCACGCGCCGCGGGCACCTGCGCACGAACGCTGCCGGCGTGAACCTCAACCGCGAGTGGCACGCGCCCGCGTTGGACCGCAGCCCCGAAGTGCTTCACGTGCTCGCCGCGATGGATGAAAGCGGCGTCGACTTTGCGCTCGACGTTCACGGCGACGAGGCGATCGCAGCGAACTTCATCGCCGGCTTCGAAGGCATCCCCTCGCTCCGCCCCGAGCAGAGCGCCGCGTTCACCGAATTCGGCCGCCGGCTGGAGGCGCATACGCCCAATTTCCAGACCAAGCTCGGCTATGGCACCACTGCGCCGGGCCGCGCGAACCTCTCGATGTCGACCAACCAGCTTGCCGAACGGTTCGGCGCGGTCAGCGTGACGCTGGAAATGCCGTTCAAGGATCACGACGCGAACCCCGATCCGATCCACGGCTGGTCGCCCGAGCGCTCGGCAAAGCTCGGCGTGTCGTGCCTCGAAGTACTGACCGGGATGATCGGAGAGCTTTGA
- a CDS encoding GNAT family N-acetyltransferase, with product MELREGGLDDPRVIALIAHHLAEARGSTPQDNAHAMGTEALRHPDISFWAAWEGEALLGVAALRQLSLNHGEIKSMRTAPEHVRRGVARALLAHLIALARTRGYSRVSLETGTALMFDAANRMYEAVGFVDGPAFGGYPESPHNRFMTLAL from the coding sequence ATGGAGTTGCGCGAAGGTGGACTGGACGATCCCCGCGTGATCGCCCTGATCGCGCACCATCTCGCGGAGGCGCGCGGATCGACGCCGCAGGACAATGCACATGCGATGGGCACCGAGGCGCTTCGCCATCCCGACATCAGCTTCTGGGCAGCATGGGAAGGCGAGGCGCTGCTCGGCGTCGCCGCGCTGCGCCAGCTGTCGCTAAACCACGGCGAAATCAAATCGATGCGCACTGCCCCTGAGCATGTGCGTCGCGGCGTCGCCCGCGCGCTGCTTGCGCACCTCATCGCGCTCGCCCGCACCCGCGGCTATTCGCGCGTCAGCCTGGAAACGGGAACGGCGCTGATGTTCGACGCGGCGAACCGGATGTACGAGGCGGTCGGCTTCGTCGATGGTCCGGCGTTCGGCGGCTATCCCGAAAGCCCGCACAATCGCTTCATGACGCTGGCGTTGTAG
- a CDS encoding SulP family inorganic anion transporter has product MTNILNRFRTEWFADAAEARRDVLAGIVVSLALIPEAIGFSIISGVDPRVGLYASVAIAIVISLLGGRPAMISAATAAVAVVVTPLVRDHGVQYLFAATILMGIIQIAAGFVRLDLLMQFVSRSVITGFVNALAILIFMAQLPQLIGVTWHTYAMVAAGLAIIYLLPRLTKAVPSPLVAIVLLAIVSIALGLPIRTVGDMGELPDGLPSFALPDLPLSLDTLRIILPYSLTMAAVGLLESLLTAQIVDDMTDTDSNKRRECLGQGGANMAAALVGGMGGCAMIGQSVINVTSGGRKRLSTFVAGAFLLFLLVFLGPVVGRIPMPALVAVMVMVSIGTFSWNSIPNLRRHPPTSSFVMLATVAVVVVTHDLAQGVLAGVLLSGIFFAGKVRRMFQVERSADDADGKVLYSVTGEIFFASVDRFTRAFAPEHGRTVTIDVSAAHFWDISGVGALDKIVARLRRDGSTVAVIGYNRASADIVDRFALHDKTGVELGVVPH; this is encoded by the coding sequence ATGACCAATATCCTAAACCGTTTCCGAACCGAGTGGTTCGCCGACGCCGCGGAGGCGCGGCGCGATGTTCTCGCCGGGATTGTTGTTTCGCTCGCGCTGATTCCCGAGGCGATCGGCTTTTCGATCATCTCGGGCGTCGATCCACGCGTCGGGCTTTACGCCTCGGTCGCAATCGCGATCGTGATCTCGCTGCTGGGCGGTCGACCGGCGATGATTTCCGCCGCGACTGCGGCCGTAGCGGTCGTCGTGACCCCGCTCGTGCGGGACCATGGCGTCCAATATCTGTTCGCGGCGACCATTCTGATGGGCATCATCCAGATCGCCGCCGGCTTCGTCCGACTCGATCTGCTGATGCAGTTCGTCTCACGATCGGTGATCACCGGCTTCGTCAACGCCTTGGCAATCCTAATCTTCATGGCGCAGCTCCCGCAACTCATCGGGGTCACCTGGCATACTTACGCGATGGTCGCGGCGGGCCTCGCGATCATCTACCTGCTACCGCGACTGACCAAGGCGGTGCCGTCGCCGCTGGTCGCGATCGTCCTCCTCGCGATCGTCAGCATCGCGCTTGGCCTGCCGATCCGCACGGTAGGCGACATGGGCGAGTTGCCCGACGGCCTGCCGAGCTTCGCGCTGCCCGATTTGCCGCTCTCGCTCGATACGCTGCGCATCATCCTGCCGTATTCGCTGACGATGGCCGCGGTCGGGCTGCTAGAATCGCTGCTGACGGCGCAGATCGTCGACGACATGACCGATACCGATAGTAACAAGCGGCGCGAGTGCCTCGGCCAAGGCGGCGCCAATATGGCGGCGGCGCTCGTCGGCGGCATGGGCGGCTGCGCAATGATCGGCCAGTCGGTGATCAACGTCACGTCGGGTGGTCGCAAGCGGCTATCGACGTTCGTCGCGGGCGCGTTCCTGCTCTTCCTGCTCGTGTTCCTCGGCCCGGTCGTTGGCCGCATCCCGATGCCCGCGCTGGTCGCGGTGATGGTGATGGTTTCGATTGGCACGTTCAGCTGGAACTCGATTCCCAATCTGCGCCGCCACCCCCCGACGTCATCGTTCGTCATGCTCGCAACCGTCGCGGTCGTGGTGGTCACGCACGACCTTGCGCAGGGCGTGCTCGCCGGCGTGCTGCTGTCGGGCATCTTCTTTGCCGGCAAGGTGCGCCGGATGTTCCAGGTGGAGCGGAGTGCCGACGACGCCGACGGGAAGGTCTTGTACAGTGTCACTGGCGAGATCTTCTTTGCTTCGGTTGACCGCTTCACACGGGCGTTCGCGCCGGAGCACGGTCGCACGGTCACGATCGACGTGTCGGCGGCGCATTTCTGGGACATTTCCGGCGTCGGGGCGCTCGACAAGATCGTCGCCCGGCTGCGCCGCGATGGATCGACCGTGGCGGTGATCGGCTACAATCGCGCGAGCGCCGACATCGTCGATCGTTTCGCGCTGCACGACAAGACGGGCGTCGAACTGGGCGTCGTGCCGCATTGA